From the genome of Papaver somniferum cultivar HN1 chromosome 2, ASM357369v1, whole genome shotgun sequence, one region includes:
- the LOC113347293 gene encoding chorion class B protein M3A5-like yields the protein MSGDGRRERRDNDDKGLLWKLPVIKTNELGKLGPAFGIGVGCGLGVGIGFLGGVGIGPGIPGLQLGAGFGAGCGVGAGFGYGMGKGVAHDDVRRYSNVGRPSLENGHLPSQEEIGVLIDDLVVQTKKVIRATSREIDKWRR from the exons atgaGTGGGGATGGAAGGAGAGAAAGGAGAGACAACGATGACAAGGGTTTGCTATGGAAATTGCCTGTTATCAAGACTAATGAGTTAGGGAAACTTGGCCCTGCTTTTGGTATTGGTGTTGGTTGTGGTCTCGGTGTTGGTATTGGATTTCTTGGAG GTGTAGGGATAGGTCCTGGAATTCCTGGACTGCAGCTAGGAGCTGGGTTTGGTGCTGGATGTGGAGTTGGAGCTGGCTTTGGTTACGGCATGGGGAAAGGAGTTGCACACGATGACGTTCGGCGATATTCTAATGTTGGGCGACCTTCTCTGGAGAACGGACATCTTCCTTCTCA GGAAGAAATAGGAGTTCTGATTGATGATTTGGTTGTGCAAACAAAAAAGGTAATCCGAGCAACTTCAAGAGAGATTGataaatggagaagatga